A genomic window from Sphingobacterium sp. BN32 includes:
- a CDS encoding cation:proton antiporter regulatory subunit has translation MSIVRESDLIGIGKKYQIETEAGDNMVVVIHDDGRRELYRHEDEDNETHCVMTLSDEESRQVAGILGGLSYKPKALETIEVALDDLRIEWYKVESSNDGVNKSIGELEVRQRTGASIIAAIREDETIINPGPEYIIQPGATLVIAGKLKNIKLLKEILL, from the coding sequence ATGTCGATAGTTAGAGAAAGTGATCTAATAGGCATTGGGAAGAAATACCAGATTGAGACCGAAGCAGGTGACAATATGGTTGTGGTTATTCATGATGATGGTCGTCGCGAGTTGTATCGCCACGAAGATGAAGACAACGAAACCCACTGTGTAATGACTTTGTCCGATGAGGAATCTAGACAGGTAGCGGGTATTTTAGGGGGATTGTCCTATAAGCCGAAAGCACTTGAAACGATTGAAGTTGCTTTAGACGATTTGCGTATAGAATGGTATAAAGTAGAGTCATCGAATGATGGAGTCAACAAAAGCATCGGAGAACTGGAAGTACGACAGCGTACCGGAGCGTCAATCATTGCCGCTATTCGCGAGGATGAAACCATTATTAACCCAGGTCCAGAATACATTATCCAACCTGGAGCGACACTAGTAATCGCTGGTAAGCTAAAAAATATCAAACTTTTAAAAGAAATCCTTCTGTAA
- the lptB gene encoding LPS export ABC transporter ATP-binding protein, with protein sequence MILKAEHLIKKYKQRTVVNDVSFYVEQGEIVGLLGPNGAGKTTSFYMIVGLIKPNEGNVYLDDLEITDDPMYRRAQRGIGYLAQEASVFRKLSVENNILSVLEIHYPNKAERKEKLEELLTEFSLHRVRKNRGDLLSGGERRRTEIARALAANPHFILLDEPFAGVDPIAVEEIQTIVAKLKTRNIGILITDHNVQETLSITDRAYLLTEGKIMLTGTPEEIANNELARKFYLGRHFELRRKKF encoded by the coding sequence ATGATTCTTAAAGCAGAACATCTAATCAAGAAATATAAGCAACGTACTGTTGTTAACGACGTATCATTCTATGTGGAACAAGGAGAAATTGTAGGATTGCTTGGCCCCAATGGTGCCGGAAAAACAACTTCTTTCTATATGATCGTGGGATTGATTAAACCCAATGAGGGCAACGTCTATTTAGATGATCTAGAAATTACGGACGACCCGATGTATCGTCGCGCTCAACGCGGAATCGGTTATCTCGCTCAGGAGGCCTCTGTCTTTAGGAAGTTATCCGTAGAGAATAATATCCTTTCGGTACTCGAGATACACTACCCGAATAAAGCAGAACGTAAAGAAAAACTGGAAGAGCTATTAACGGAATTTAGTCTGCACCGTGTTCGCAAGAACCGAGGCGACCTATTGTCCGGAGGTGAAAGACGCCGTACTGAGATTGCACGCGCGCTTGCGGCAAACCCGCATTTTATCCTTTTAGATGAACCCTTTGCCGGCGTAGACCCCATTGCGGTGGAGGAAATCCAAACCATCGTGGCTAAACTTAAAACACGCAACATCGGAATCCTAATTACCGACCACAACGTACAGGAAACCTTATCCATTACCGATCGTGCTTATTTGTTGACGGAAGGAAAGATCATGTTGACAGGAACACCCGAGGAAATCGCCAATAATGAGCTTGCACGCAAGTTTTATCTAGGTCGACATTTTGAATTAAGACGTAAAAAGTTTTAA
- a CDS encoding cation:proton antiporter — MPNTIIIEIGIAVLLVALVGLLANRLRFSVIPFFIVIGMVLGNESYPGFVADGLARIGNEGFTQAVNSVWKFFTFTESKPFIDFMGRLGVLFLLFYLGLEFSVGRLIKSGKSIVAGGSFYVALNFVSGLLVGWMMDLPFKETMVLCGIMTSSSTAIVAKVLTDLKRTANPETEVIMGMIMFDDLFIAMHISFLSGLILTGSSSFWAVAGTSLLALGFILTFLILGRKLIPFIDKILQEKSSELFILIIFSLLFTIAGFSETIHVAEAIGALMAGLVFADSKYLKKIEGMVLPFKDFFGAMFFFSFGLSIDMYSLGGAVGWAAFAALITIIGNVASGYFATRFSNLKPKNSVDIGFTLSARGEFSIIMANIGKAGKLLPVIQSFVVVYVLILSIVSPLLTKESRNIWNKLSGQKEAPKRAKKKLSDLEAAVQES, encoded by the coding sequence ATGCCTAATACCATTATTATTGAAATTGGAATTGCCGTTTTACTAGTAGCCCTTGTTGGCCTGCTCGCCAACAGACTTCGTTTTTCAGTTATTCCCTTTTTTATTGTAATAGGTATGGTCTTGGGCAATGAGTCCTATCCAGGTTTTGTTGCCGATGGATTGGCGCGTATCGGAAATGAGGGTTTTACCCAAGCGGTCAACTCGGTTTGGAAGTTCTTTACTTTTACTGAAAGTAAACCTTTCATTGATTTTATGGGTAGGCTAGGGGTGTTGTTCTTGCTGTTTTATTTGGGCTTGGAGTTTTCAGTTGGCCGATTGATCAAGTCTGGGAAGTCCATTGTGGCTGGCGGGAGCTTTTATGTGGCTTTAAACTTTGTGTCCGGCCTTTTAGTCGGCTGGATGATGGACTTGCCTTTCAAGGAGACCATGGTACTCTGCGGTATTATGACTAGTTCTTCCACAGCAATTGTCGCGAAGGTGTTAACCGATCTGAAGCGTACTGCCAATCCGGAAACAGAGGTAATCATGGGGATGATCATGTTCGATGATCTTTTCATAGCGATGCATATCTCTTTCCTATCCGGTTTAATCCTGACAGGAAGCAGTTCGTTTTGGGCTGTAGCCGGTACCTCACTATTAGCACTAGGTTTTATACTGACTTTCCTCATTCTCGGGAGAAAACTGATTCCATTTATTGATAAGATACTACAGGAGAAATCTTCTGAATTGTTCATTCTGATCATCTTCAGCTTGCTATTCACGATTGCGGGTTTTTCGGAAACTATCCATGTCGCTGAAGCCATTGGGGCACTAATGGCGGGGTTGGTATTTGCGGATTCCAAGTATTTGAAGAAGATTGAGGGGATGGTATTGCCATTTAAAGATTTCTTTGGTGCCATGTTCTTCTTTAGCTTTGGGCTTTCTATTGATATGTATTCTTTAGGTGGTGCGGTCGGCTGGGCAGCATTTGCGGCTTTGATCACCATTATCGGCAATGTCGCATCGGGTTATTTTGCAACTCGGTTCTCCAATTTGAAGCCTAAGAACTCGGTCGATATCGGATTTACTTTATCGGCGCGTGGTGAGTTTTCCATCATTATGGCAAACATCGGTAAGGCAGGTAAGCTATTGCCGGTGATACAATCCTTCGTGGTGGTCTATGTGTTGATCTTATCAATCGTTTCGCCGCTTCTAACGAAGGAATCCAGAAATATATGGAATAAGCTGTCGGGACAAAAAGAAGCTCCTAAGCGGGCTAAGAAAAAGCTTAGCGACTTAGAAGCTGCTGTGCAGGAATCGTAG
- a CDS encoding MBL fold metallo-hydrolase produces the protein MVSAYSLYEGSYSVDKSKKFIPFDPKKDDPKDRPGSLFIHVHPFLVETKAGLVLLDTGLGRRTDDDELMIHANIKKLGFDIEDVRYVLMSHLHKDHANGMVDFKDGTKRVAFPNAEYVIQEQEWEAAFSTESPSYRTDVFEVLQRSGNLLFVNGDGRLNDEIRYELSGGHSEFHQVFHIGTGEEHFFFGGDELPEPEEIFRNFIAKYDYDGRRAKQLREEYWAAGAPEGWVFLFYHSKSIAIGRPEQREDGTYKIIDATK, from the coding sequence ATGGTTAGCGCATATTCCCTTTACGAGGGCTCTTATTCTGTAGATAAATCCAAGAAATTCATTCCGTTTGATCCGAAAAAAGACGATCCGAAGGATCGTCCGGGCTCTTTATTCATCCATGTTCACCCTTTTTTGGTAGAGACCAAAGCGGGTTTAGTTTTGTTAGATACCGGGCTCGGCCGTCGTACAGATGATGATGAATTGATGATTCACGCGAACATCAAAAAGCTGGGTTTTGATATCGAAGACGTACGTTATGTATTGATGTCGCACTTGCATAAGGATCATGCCAATGGGATGGTTGATTTTAAAGATGGGACGAAGCGAGTAGCTTTTCCGAATGCCGAATATGTAATTCAGGAGCAGGAGTGGGAAGCCGCTTTCAGCACGGAGTCGCCTTCCTATCGTACCGATGTTTTTGAAGTGTTGCAGCGTAGTGGGAATCTATTGTTTGTTAATGGTGATGGTCGTTTAAATGATGAGATCCGTTATGAGCTTTCAGGGGGACACTCGGAGTTTCATCAGGTGTTCCATATCGGAACCGGTGAGGAGCATTTCTTCTTCGGTGGGGATGAATTGCCGGAGCCTGAGGAGATTTTCCGCAACTTTATTGCAAAGTATGATTACGATGGTCGTCGTGCGAAGCAATTACGCGAGGAATACTGGGCGGCTGGTGCGCCAGAAGGCTGGGTATTCTTGTTCTATCATTCGAAAAGCATTGCTATCGGGCGTCCCGAGCAGCGCGAAGATGGAACATACAAGATCATCGATGCCACGAAATAA
- the recJ gene encoding single-stranded-DNA-specific exonuclease RecJ — protein MQKRWVLKPKKDVGKINKLRDELGVNSIIAELLLNRDVETFEQARIFFRPSLDYLHDPFLMKGMDIAIARIEKAIGNNEKILIYGDYDVDGTTAVAVVYSFFRDFHSRIEYYIPDRYKEGYGISTAGIDYAHDNGFSLIIALDCGIKANDKIAYANSKNIDFIIGDHHLPGDELPEAVAVLDPKRSDCSYPYKELSGCGIGFKIIQAFIKQNSMDMELAYQYLDLVAVSIASDIVPITGENRILAHYGLIKLNGNASCGLQALINLSSHKTGQFSVNDIVFQIGPRINAAGRIDHAKDAVQLLIAKSLSDAKEFSVNIDDQNNVRKDFDLRITEEALSILDNDVLQHSKKTTVLYKSDWHKGVIGIVASRLTERYYRPTIILTETNGHIAGSARSVIGFDLYEALSECSDLLDQYGGHKYAAGLTMQHSNVALFQERFEEVVSKTIKPEMLQQEVLIEKDINLIDIDSKFYRILKQFEPFGPQNEAPIFMTKRVTAAATAYIVGSTHLKFSVKQEDSYAFECIGFGLGEHVNAINEGKPFDICYCIEENNWRGKKNLQLNIKAIRF, from the coding sequence ATGCAAAAAAGGTGGGTGCTGAAACCAAAAAAAGATGTCGGAAAGATTAATAAATTGAGGGATGAGTTGGGCGTCAATAGTATTATTGCAGAGTTATTATTAAATCGCGACGTTGAAACTTTTGAGCAGGCACGCATTTTTTTTAGACCATCTTTAGACTATCTGCACGACCCGTTCCTGATGAAAGGGATGGATATAGCAATTGCCCGTATCGAGAAAGCAATCGGCAATAATGAAAAGATCCTGATTTATGGTGACTATGACGTGGACGGTACAACCGCCGTAGCTGTCGTCTATAGTTTTTTCCGCGATTTCCATTCCAGAATCGAATATTACATCCCCGACCGTTACAAAGAGGGGTATGGAATCTCGACCGCTGGAATTGATTACGCCCATGACAACGGATTTTCGCTTATTATTGCACTAGACTGCGGTATCAAGGCCAACGATAAGATTGCTTATGCAAATTCCAAGAACATTGACTTTATCATTGGCGACCACCACCTACCGGGTGATGAACTCCCTGAGGCAGTCGCTGTTCTTGACCCGAAGCGTTCCGATTGCTCATACCCTTACAAAGAGCTTTCAGGCTGTGGTATCGGATTTAAAATCATACAGGCGTTTATAAAGCAGAACAGCATGGATATGGAGCTTGCCTATCAGTACCTGGATCTCGTAGCGGTAAGTATAGCTTCCGATATTGTCCCCATTACCGGCGAAAACCGCATTCTTGCACATTACGGCTTAATTAAGCTCAATGGCAATGCGAGCTGCGGATTACAAGCATTAATCAACCTATCGTCGCACAAAACAGGACAGTTCTCCGTTAATGATATCGTTTTTCAGATAGGCCCACGCATCAATGCTGCCGGGCGAATTGACCACGCGAAAGACGCTGTACAGCTATTGATCGCAAAATCCCTGTCGGATGCGAAGGAGTTTTCCGTCAATATCGACGACCAGAACAATGTTCGCAAAGATTTCGACCTGCGCATTACGGAAGAAGCATTATCCATTTTGGATAATGACGTATTGCAACACAGCAAGAAAACAACCGTTCTCTATAAATCAGATTGGCATAAGGGCGTCATTGGTATCGTCGCATCGCGTCTGACGGAGCGTTATTACCGCCCGACGATTATCTTAACGGAAACCAACGGACATATTGCCGGATCGGCGCGATCTGTGATAGGTTTTGACTTATATGAAGCCTTGAGCGAATGCAGCGATCTACTAGATCAATACGGTGGGCACAAGTATGCTGCCGGACTCACCATGCAACATAGCAACGTTGCCTTATTCCAGGAGCGTTTCGAAGAAGTTGTCAGCAAAACAATCAAACCAGAGATGTTGCAACAGGAGGTTCTTATCGAAAAAGACATCAACCTGATTGACATTGACAGTAAGTTCTACCGCATATTGAAGCAGTTTGAGCCCTTCGGCCCACAAAACGAAGCGCCAATTTTCATGACCAAGCGCGTAACGGCGGCAGCTACGGCTTATATCGTCGGCTCTACGCATCTTAAGTTCAGCGTAAAGCAAGAAGATTCCTACGCCTTCGAATGTATTGGCTTCGGTCTTGGCGAGCATGTCAATGCAATAAATGAAGGAAAGCCATTCGATATATGCTATTGCATAGAGGAAAATAACTGGCGCGGCAAGAAGAATTTGCAATTAAATATTAAAGCAATTCGATTTTAA
- a CDS encoding branched-chain amino acid aminotransferase → MSATEQISIRVEPTKTSRLSQVDFNNLKFGQIMSDHMLVANYENGQWTDVAIVPYGDLTLSPSMSALHYGQAIFEGIKGYKFADGTVSIFRPDKNWERFNKSAARLQMPEVPEEIFMDGLKKLLDVDREWIPSTEGTALYIRPFMFATEAALGVHPSISYKFIIITCPVGAYYSKPISLKVETHYTRAAEGGVGFSKNAGNYALSLYPTQLANNEGYDQIMWTDANEHKYIEEAGTANLIFRIGDSIITPHGDTILHGVTRRTIMELAEEWGYKAEQRKVSVQELIDGIKAGTVTEAFAAGTAATITHIDRIGFEGQDYTLPPVEGREFSLKVLSYLNDLRYGKSEDTHGWNLIVK, encoded by the coding sequence ATGAGCGCGACAGAACAAATCTCAATTCGCGTAGAGCCAACAAAAACATCAAGACTCTCGCAAGTAGATTTCAACAACTTAAAATTTGGACAGATCATGTCGGACCATATGCTGGTCGCAAATTATGAGAACGGACAATGGACAGATGTGGCTATCGTCCCTTACGGCGATTTAACCCTGAGCCCTTCCATGTCTGCATTACATTACGGACAAGCAATTTTTGAAGGTATTAAAGGTTATAAGTTTGCAGATGGCACCGTAAGTATCTTCCGTCCAGATAAGAACTGGGAGCGTTTTAATAAATCAGCGGCGCGTCTACAGATGCCGGAAGTTCCAGAAGAGATCTTCATGGACGGTTTGAAAAAGTTATTGGATGTTGATCGTGAGTGGATCCCATCAACAGAAGGCACCGCATTGTACATCCGTCCTTTTATGTTTGCGACAGAAGCAGCCTTAGGCGTGCACCCATCAATATCCTATAAGTTTATTATCATCACTTGCCCTGTTGGTGCGTACTATAGCAAGCCCATCAGTTTGAAAGTGGAAACACATTATACACGTGCTGCTGAAGGTGGTGTTGGTTTCTCGAAAAACGCAGGTAACTACGCTTTATCTTTATACCCAACACAATTAGCCAACAACGAAGGCTATGACCAAATTATGTGGACAGATGCCAATGAGCATAAGTACATTGAAGAGGCAGGTACGGCAAACTTAATTTTCCGTATCGGCGACAGCATTATTACACCACATGGCGATACGATTCTTCATGGTGTTACCCGCCGCACGATTATGGAATTGGCAGAAGAGTGGGGTTACAAAGCTGAGCAACGTAAAGTGTCGGTTCAAGAGTTAATCGATGGTATCAAAGCTGGAACAGTGACAGAAGCTTTCGCTGCCGGAACTGCTGCTACAATTACACATATTGATCGCATCGGATTCGAAGGACAAGACTATACACTTCCTCCGGTTGAAGGCAGAGAGTTCTCGTTAAAAGTCCTTTCTTACTTGAACGATTTACGCTACGGAAAGAGCGAAGATACACACGGCTGGAACTTAATTGTAAAGTAA
- a CDS encoding GH3 auxin-responsive promoter family protein: MALLNSLFTWIMKKRMHQIDLFMKYPHDVQEEWFQSLISAAEATEWGKKYDYNSILTPDQYKERVPIQDYDSLKGYIDRMIKGEQNVLWPSDIKWFAKSSGTTADRSKFIPVSIEALEECHYQGGKDMLSIYCHNKPENKIFTGKSVVIGGSSQINNFSPDSYYGDLSSILIRNLPFWAEFKRTPNIEVTLNPNFEEKIEQICQITLKENVTSLAGVPTWNMVMANRILEITGKENLLEVWPNLEFYSHGGVSFKPYREQFKKLIPTDNMYYLENYNASEGYFGLQDRSDSDDLLLMLDYGIYYEFLPMENLHEEHPKTLGLHEVEIGKNYALIITTNAGLWRYKIGDTIKFTSLSPYRFQISGRTKQYINTFGEEVIVDNADQALEAACKATEASIKDYTAGPVYFKDKGAGAHEWVIEFEKQPQDFNRFCEILDQTLREINSDYDAKRYKNMALSAPVIHNAPTDTFYQWMKSRGKLGGQNKVPRLANSREYLDPILKLLS; this comes from the coding sequence ATGGCCTTACTAAATTCTCTCTTTACGTGGATTATGAAAAAGCGAATGCACCAAATCGACCTTTTCATGAAGTATCCGCACGACGTACAAGAAGAGTGGTTCCAAAGTCTAATATCTGCAGCGGAAGCAACGGAATGGGGCAAGAAGTATGACTACAACAGCATACTAACACCCGATCAATATAAAGAAAGAGTCCCTATCCAAGATTATGACAGTCTGAAAGGATATATCGACAGGATGATCAAAGGGGAACAAAATGTACTATGGCCTTCGGATATCAAATGGTTTGCGAAATCTTCGGGCACGACAGCCGACCGCAGCAAATTTATTCCGGTCAGTATCGAAGCCCTCGAAGAGTGTCACTACCAAGGCGGGAAAGACATGCTTTCCATCTACTGCCACAACAAACCCGAAAACAAAATATTTACAGGAAAATCAGTAGTAATCGGCGGTTCGTCGCAGATCAACAACTTTAGCCCGGACTCCTATTACGGAGATTTATCATCTATCCTGATTCGCAACCTTCCTTTTTGGGCAGAATTCAAAAGAACACCGAATATTGAAGTAACCTTGAATCCTAATTTTGAGGAGAAGATCGAGCAGATCTGTCAGATCACATTGAAAGAAAACGTAACGAGCCTTGCGGGCGTTCCAACCTGGAACATGGTTATGGCCAATCGTATTCTAGAAATAACAGGCAAGGAGAATCTATTGGAAGTATGGCCTAACCTAGAATTCTATAGCCATGGTGGTGTTAGCTTTAAACCATACCGTGAGCAATTCAAAAAACTAATTCCAACCGACAACATGTACTACCTGGAGAATTATAACGCTTCAGAAGGCTATTTCGGTTTACAGGATCGCTCAGACTCGGATGACCTGTTGCTGATGTTGGACTATGGAATCTATTATGAATTTCTACCGATGGAGAACCTGCATGAAGAACATCCAAAAACCTTGGGTCTGCATGAGGTAGAGATTGGAAAGAACTATGCCTTGATCATTACGACCAATGCGGGCCTATGGCGCTACAAAATCGGCGACACGATCAAATTCACTTCCTTATCGCCATATCGTTTTCAAATATCCGGACGCACGAAACAATACATCAATACATTTGGCGAGGAAGTGATTGTAGATAATGCCGATCAAGCTTTAGAAGCGGCCTGCAAAGCAACTGAAGCTAGTATCAAAGACTATACGGCCGGCCCGGTCTACTTTAAAGACAAAGGCGCTGGTGCGCATGAATGGGTTATCGAATTCGAAAAACAGCCCCAAGATTTCAACAGGTTTTGTGAAATACTAGATCAGACCCTTCGCGAAATCAACTCCGACTACGATGCCAAGCGCTATAAAAATATGGCTCTATCTGCACCTGTCATTCACAACGCCCCAACAGATACTTTCTACCAATGGATGAAATCAAGAGGTAAGTTGGGCGGGCAGAATAAGGTCCCGCGTTTAGCAAATAGTCGAGAATACCTTGACCCTATCTTGAAGCTTCTTTCTTAA
- a CDS encoding SusC/RagA family TonB-linked outer membrane protein: MSSLPSYAETRTIGHSLIAESPLFLNDSYLSRFQEEIKGKIVDDQGNPVAGATIREKNTNQTTQSAADGTFTLQVSSRSSILVISSIGFGQKEVPAMEASSISLQAAEDQIEEVVVVGFGTQKKVNLTGAIAHVGKEAFENRPVANIGQALQGLVPNLNISFGNGAPNTTPGFNLRGGTSMAYNANTKEFETVNGDPLVIIDGVENTTAALNQLNPNDIKDMSFIKDASAGAIYGTKAAYGVILVRTKTGEFNQKGRISYNFDANFDTPSALPDVLNSYQIQRASMDRTLWTNGSVSNSEENKLNMIQKYLDNPTPENAWYEEGGRVIWVGNVNPYETAVKKWTPMQKHTLNFSGGGEAVNYYISTGLQNQSGMYKINTDEFKRYNALINVNAKITSWFNLFGKVSFDQTHYETPYLVGGKGNLWEAMMTDPARNINMPLMTGPNDPLPNAYTDNILSWISYGARNRSVNRRMSLLASPEFIILPNKLKVKADLAYQPQSYSLNRYSPKMAQVLESWSSLGTNQTEAQENRAYLDNNKRDNYLINIYADYQQTWAEKHNFSAVLGYNQEQTTYEQLTNTYRRLINANIQNPNAVEDPTLNETTRYAETLAGRAVFGRIAYNYAEKYFLESNLRYDGNAKFTKDERFVAFPSFSAGWRISKESFMDGLSNWVNELKLRGSWGKLGNQPGDAYPFQATLGSGRAAFLINGQQIVYINPPNLVSPHLTFEKARTWNIGVDAAFLQNKLDVTFEYYNRKTTDILTRGDATFPNTLGTLAPYVNSGILETKGMELAIGWKETLDNGLRYRVGVNLSDYLTKVVHYAGNSGLLITNADNREIMYDGKTIGEIWGYKSGGILQESDFNGKNPANGNWIYSGPYQGNLYPGFLRYQDIGGPDGLPDGKIDAGLNKIGNTGDRVVLGNSTPRYRFGITGNVAFKNFDLDVLVQGVIKRDVWTGSSAYWGGGAGSRWMLERSWTPERTNAEFPMYGAAPSVNDQYLINGAYLRLKQAVLGYTLPSTLTEKLKIDRLRFTLSGFNLFEISEIPNVFDVDQISSTYPQKRSVAFGAQITF, from the coding sequence ATGAGTTCCCTTCCCTCCTATGCCGAAACAAGAACAATCGGTCATAGTCTTATCGCGGAATCGCCGCTGTTTTTAAATGATTCCTACCTGAGTCGCTTCCAAGAAGAGATCAAGGGTAAGATTGTTGACGATCAGGGAAATCCTGTTGCAGGAGCAACGATTCGCGAGAAAAACACGAATCAGACCACACAGAGTGCGGCTGATGGTACATTTACGCTACAGGTGTCATCGCGCAGTTCTATACTTGTTATTAGCTCGATAGGTTTTGGACAAAAAGAGGTTCCAGCAATGGAGGCTTCATCCATTAGCTTGCAAGCGGCGGAAGATCAAATTGAGGAAGTTGTAGTCGTAGGTTTCGGGACGCAGAAGAAGGTTAATCTAACAGGTGCGATTGCACACGTTGGTAAAGAAGCTTTCGAGAACCGTCCGGTTGCCAATATTGGTCAAGCCTTACAGGGTTTGGTTCCCAACTTGAACATCAGCTTCGGAAATGGAGCACCAAATACGACTCCGGGTTTCAACTTACGTGGTGGAACCTCAATGGCCTACAATGCAAATACAAAAGAATTCGAAACGGTTAATGGTGACCCTCTAGTCATTATCGACGGTGTTGAAAATACAACAGCCGCGTTGAACCAGCTAAATCCAAACGATATCAAAGACATGTCGTTTATCAAAGATGCTTCCGCAGGTGCTATTTATGGTACGAAGGCAGCATACGGCGTTATTTTGGTTCGTACGAAAACCGGTGAATTCAATCAAAAAGGAAGAATATCTTACAACTTCGACGCCAACTTTGACACCCCTTCTGCATTACCTGACGTATTAAATTCGTATCAAATCCAGCGTGCATCGATGGATCGTACATTGTGGACAAATGGTTCGGTGAGCAATTCTGAAGAGAACAAATTGAACATGATCCAAAAATATCTGGATAACCCGACGCCTGAGAATGCTTGGTACGAGGAGGGCGGAAGAGTTATTTGGGTAGGCAATGTGAATCCCTATGAAACGGCAGTAAAAAAATGGACACCTATGCAGAAGCATACCTTAAACTTCAGCGGTGGTGGCGAAGCGGTAAATTACTATATATCGACAGGTCTGCAAAATCAGTCGGGGATGTATAAGATTAACACCGATGAATTCAAGCGTTATAATGCATTGATCAATGTCAATGCAAAAATTACCAGCTGGTTTAATTTATTTGGAAAGGTAAGTTTCGATCAAACACATTACGAAACTCCTTATTTAGTGGGTGGCAAAGGCAATCTTTGGGAAGCCATGATGACGGATCCTGCCCGAAACATTAATATGCCATTGATGACCGGACCAAATGATCCGCTTCCAAATGCGTATACCGACAATATTCTATCGTGGATTAGCTATGGTGCAAGAAATAGATCGGTGAATAGACGTATGTCTTTATTAGCATCGCCAGAATTTATCATTCTTCCAAATAAATTGAAGGTGAAAGCCGATTTGGCCTACCAACCACAGAGCTATAGCTTGAACAGATATAGTCCAAAAATGGCGCAAGTGCTGGAATCCTGGAGCAGCTTGGGAACCAACCAAACAGAGGCACAGGAAAACAGAGCCTACCTTGACAATAATAAACGCGATAATTACCTGATCAATATCTATGCTGATTATCAGCAAACCTGGGCAGAAAAGCATAATTTCTCTGCCGTATTAGGTTACAACCAAGAGCAAACAACTTATGAGCAGCTCACGAACACGTATCGCCGGTTGATTAACGCGAATATTCAGAATCCAAATGCGGTAGAAGATCCTACCTTAAACGAAACTACTCGATATGCCGAGACCTTAGCGGGAAGAGCCGTGTTTGGTCGAATCGCATATAATTATGCGGAGAAGTATTTTCTAGAGAGCAATTTACGTTATGATGGAAATGCAAAATTCACAAAAGATGAGCGTTTCGTTGCCTTCCCATCTTTTTCGGCGGGATGGAGAATCTCTAAAGAATCATTTATGGATGGCCTCAGCAACTGGGTGAATGAGCTAAAACTCCGCGGAAGCTGGGGTAAATTAGGCAACCAACCAGGAGATGCTTATCCATTTCAAGCGACTTTAGGATCTGGTCGTGCAGCTTTCCTAATCAACGGACAACAAATTGTCTACATCAATCCCCCTAATTTAGTTTCTCCACATTTGACTTTCGAGAAGGCTAGAACCTGGAACATTGGTGTGGATGCAGCATTCCTGCAGAACAAGCTTGATGTGACTTTTGAGTACTACAACAGAAAAACAACGGATATTCTGACGAGAGGAGATGCGACATTCCCGAATACGCTAGGTACGCTGGCACCATACGTGAACTCTGGAATTTTAGAAACGAAAGGTATGGAGTTGGCTATTGGCTGGAAAGAAACATTAGACAACGGTCTTCGCTATCGCGTCGGTGTTAATTTATCCGACTACTTAACCAAGGTGGTGCATTATGCCGGAAACTCAGGATTACTCATCACAAATGCCGACAACAGAGAGATTATGTATGATGGAAAAACGATTGGCGAGATTTGGGGTTACAAGAGCGGCGGAATTTTACAGGAATCGGATTTCAACGGTAAGAACCCTGCAAACGGAAATTGGATCTATTCGGGACCATATCAAGGCAACTTATACCCGGGTTTCTTGCGCTATCAGGATATCGGTGGACCTGATGGTCTTCCTGACGGAAAAATTGATGCTGGCTTAAATAAGATCGGTAACACAGGCGACAGAGTCGTATTGGGAAATTCTACGCCACGCTATCGTTTTGGTATTACTGGAAATGTAGCATTCAAAAACTTTGATTTAGATGTATTGGTGCAAGGGGTTATTAAACGTGATGTATGGACGGGTAGTTCCGCATACTGGGGCGGAGGCGCTGGATCGCGCTGGATGCTGGAGCGTTCATGGACGCCAGAGCGTACAAATGCAGAATTTCCAATGTATGGCGCAGCTCCATCGGTTAATGATCAATATCTGATCAATGGCGCTTACTTACGTTTAAAACAGGCAGTATTAGGATATACTCTCCCTTCTACGCTTACTGAAAAACTAAAAATAGACCGCCTGCGCTTTACGCTTTCTGGATTTAATTTATTTGAAATCTCAGAAATCCCGAATGTATTTGATGTGGATCAAATTTCATCAACATACCCACAAAAACGTTCGGTTGCTTTCGGTGCTCAGATTACCTTTTAA